A genomic window from Parvularcula sp. LCG005 includes:
- a CDS encoding tellurite resistance TerB family protein, whose translation MAESLVNLTPQEAVIYLMVLTSASDGTMNERELRTIGRVVRSFPLFTANDEDNLVATSEKAGSIMSADGGLHRVIDSAAAALPAHLNETAYAAVVDVVTADETIDMAEIRVLELIRNALKVSDEGAAAIEHAARARHMTLEETE comes from the coding sequence ATGGCGGAATCCTTGGTCAATTTGACCCCCCAAGAAGCAGTTATTTATCTCATGGTGCTGACGTCAGCTTCCGACGGTACCATGAATGAGCGTGAATTGCGCACAATTGGCCGCGTTGTGCGGTCCTTTCCGCTGTTTACCGCGAACGACGAAGACAACCTCGTCGCGACCTCTGAAAAGGCCGGCAGCATCATGTCCGCCGATGGCGGCCTGCACCGGGTGATCGATTCGGCGGCGGCGGCCCTGCCGGCCCATCTGAACGAAACGGCCTATGCCGCGGTAGTCGATGTGGTCACGGCCGATGAAACGATCGATATGGCGGAGATCCGTGTCCTCGAACTTATTCGCAATGCCTTGAAGGTGAGCGATGAGGGGGCTGCGGCCATCGAACACGCGGCACGCGCCCGTCATATGACCCTCGAGGAGACTGAGTGA
- the rimK gene encoding 30S ribosomal protein S6--L-glutamate ligase: protein MLGWEEWCSLPKLGLPALKVKVDTGARTSSLHAFTVDPFGPSGRPKVRFGIHPIPEKPEVEIYCSADVIDRREVTSSNGESEMRYVIETPIRMGDKEWKIQCTLTDREGMSFHMLLGRQALQSFPFDMEPRVLPSSSFQQPKLDYSVYDAVAKRAPTRRSLRMAILTREPNSYSTKRLVEAAESREHVIEMIDTTRCYMLINAGRPEVHYDGRALPHYDAVIPRIGASVTSYGTAVVRQFEAIGAYCINSAHAITASRDKLYAHQILARDGIGMPTTAFASSPKDTNNLIGLIGSPPLIVKLLESTQGRGVVLAETKKAADSVVSAFRGLRADFLVQQFVKEAGGEDVRCFVVGGKVIAAIKRVAASGEFRSNLHQGGSAVKVRITKEERETAVLAAKSLGLGMAGVDMLRASDGPKVLEVNSSPGLEGIEKTSGKDVAALIIEEIERRTASYVRRRRKVQTT, encoded by the coding sequence ATGCTCGGCTGGGAAGAGTGGTGTTCCCTGCCGAAACTGGGACTGCCAGCGCTGAAGGTGAAAGTGGACACCGGCGCGCGGACCTCTTCGCTCCATGCCTTTACGGTTGATCCTTTTGGCCCTTCCGGGCGCCCGAAAGTCCGCTTTGGTATCCATCCCATTCCTGAAAAGCCTGAAGTCGAGATCTACTGCTCGGCGGACGTCATCGATCGGCGTGAGGTGACGAGCTCCAACGGCGAGTCCGAGATGCGGTACGTGATCGAAACGCCGATCCGCATGGGGGACAAGGAGTGGAAGATCCAGTGCACGCTGACGGATCGGGAGGGCATGAGCTTTCACATGCTGCTGGGCCGCCAGGCGTTGCAGTCATTCCCCTTCGACATGGAACCAAGGGTCCTGCCGTCCTCATCGTTCCAGCAGCCCAAGCTTGACTATTCCGTCTACGATGCGGTGGCCAAGCGGGCGCCGACCCGTCGCTCTCTCCGCATGGCGATCCTGACGCGCGAGCCCAATTCGTACTCGACCAAGCGCCTCGTCGAGGCCGCCGAAAGCCGCGAGCACGTGATCGAAATGATCGATACGACCCGCTGCTACATGCTGATCAATGCGGGTCGGCCGGAAGTGCATTATGACGGCCGCGCCCTGCCGCACTATGACGCTGTCATTCCGCGCATTGGCGCGTCTGTGACATCCTATGGTACGGCCGTGGTGCGCCAGTTCGAGGCCATTGGCGCCTACTGCATCAATTCCGCCCACGCCATTACCGCCTCGCGGGACAAGCTTTATGCGCATCAGATCCTTGCGCGTGACGGCATTGGGATGCCGACAACCGCGTTTGCGTCTTCGCCGAAGGACACGAACAATCTGATTGGCCTGATCGGATCGCCGCCCCTGATCGTGAAATTGCTTGAATCAACCCAAGGTCGCGGCGTCGTTCTGGCAGAGACCAAAAAGGCCGCCGATTCGGTGGTGTCTGCCTTCCGGGGCCTGCGCGCCGATTTCCTCGTCCAGCAATTCGTCAAGGAAGCGGGCGGTGAAGATGTGCGTTGCTTTGTCGTTGGCGGCAAAGTGATTGCGGCGATCAAGCGGGTCGCCGCGTCCGGTGAATTCCGGTCCAACCTACACCAGGGCGGCTCGGCTGTGAAAGTGCGGATCACAAAGGAAGAGCGGGAGACGGCCGTCTTGGCCGCAAAATCCCTCGGGCTCGGCATGGCCGGGGTCGACATGCTGCGTGCATCTGACGGTCCCAAAGTGTTGGAGGTCAATTCCAGCCCGGGACTTGAGGGGATTGAAAAAACGTCGGGTAAGGACGTTGCAGCCCTTATCATCGAAGAGATTGAGCGCCGCACGGCAAGCTATGTCCGCCGACGCCGCAAGGTCCAGACCACGTGA
- a CDS encoding DUF952 domain-containing protein encodes MSVFRKGLVYRLMPTRHWDIALASGFLPYNADDERDGFFHLSGPDQVMGTAARFYADCDELVCAGFAEKTLADDLKWEGASDHGVFPHYYGFVRTEWVQHKLAVNKQPSGQFDVVDNAEGA; translated from the coding sequence GTGAGCGTGTTCAGGAAGGGTCTCGTCTATCGTCTTATGCCAACACGGCATTGGGACATCGCTCTGGCGTCGGGGTTTCTGCCCTACAACGCCGATGATGAGCGGGACGGCTTCTTCCATCTGTCTGGTCCCGATCAGGTGATGGGAACAGCCGCACGCTTCTATGCGGATTGCGACGAGCTTGTCTGCGCCGGGTTCGCCGAAAAGACGTTGGCTGACGACCTGAAGTGGGAGGGCGCCAGCGATCACGGTGTTTTTCCGCACTATTACGGTTTTGTCCGGACAGAATGGGTCCAGCATAAACTGGCCGTGAACAAGCAGCCAAGCGGCCAGTTCGATGTCGTCGACAATGCCGAAGGCGCGTGA
- a CDS encoding quinone-dependent dihydroorotate dehydrogenase, with product MSLWRYGTFALSFLDPERAHRLTVQSLKTGVGARYPQDRFPALATTVAGLSLPNPLGLAAGFDKNAEVPDAMLRMGFGFVEVGASTPKPQPGNDRPRVFRLRSDRAIINRYGFNNEGQDVIAGRLARRAGKAGIIGINLGANKSSVDRTADFVSGIRCLGPHVDFCTVNVSSPNTPGLRALQDASALSALLSAVLEARPAQTPVFLKVAPDLTDEDKADIASVALSTGIDGLIVSNTTIGLREGLKRHGEEMGGLSGRPLFPLSTAVLHDFAKTIGGRLPLIGVGGIAGPQDAYTKILKGASLVQLYTALVYKGPDLVSHILEGLNERLAVDGFSSVADAVGRDV from the coding sequence ATGTCATTGTGGCGATACGGAACATTCGCACTCAGCTTTCTTGATCCTGAAAGGGCGCACCGGCTCACCGTGCAGTCATTGAAGACGGGTGTCGGCGCGCGGTATCCGCAGGATCGCTTCCCGGCACTGGCAACCACCGTCGCGGGTCTGTCATTGCCGAACCCGCTTGGTCTTGCAGCAGGGTTCGACAAGAATGCCGAGGTGCCTGATGCCATGTTGCGGATGGGCTTTGGCTTTGTGGAAGTGGGGGCATCGACCCCGAAGCCACAACCGGGCAATGACCGTCCACGGGTGTTCCGTCTTCGATCCGATCGCGCCATCATCAACAGATATGGCTTCAACAATGAGGGGCAGGACGTGATTGCCGGCCGTCTGGCCCGCCGTGCTGGCAAGGCTGGCATTATCGGCATCAATCTGGGGGCGAACAAGAGCAGCGTCGACCGCACGGCAGATTTCGTATCGGGCATACGCTGTCTTGGTCCGCATGTTGATTTCTGTACGGTCAATGTCTCATCACCGAATACACCCGGTCTGCGGGCGTTGCAGGACGCTTCGGCGCTGTCCGCGCTTCTCTCTGCCGTGCTGGAGGCGAGGCCAGCGCAGACCCCTGTGTTTCTGAAAGTCGCCCCGGATCTCACCGACGAGGACAAAGCGGACATTGCATCGGTGGCGCTGTCCACCGGCATCGATGGGCTGATCGTCTCGAATACGACGATCGGTCTGCGCGAGGGGCTGAAGCGTCATGGCGAAGAAATGGGCGGGCTTTCCGGGCGCCCGCTCTTCCCGCTATCGACGGCTGTGCTTCACGATTTTGCCAAGACCATTGGCGGCCGCTTGCCGCTGATCGGTGTCGGCGGCATCGCGGGACCACAAGATGCGTACACGAAGATTTTGAAAGGGGCGTCTCTGGTCCAGCTTTACACCGCGCTGGTGTACAAGGGACCGGATCTCGTCAGCCACATCCTGGAAGGGCTGAACGAACGCCTCGCTGTCGACGGTTTTTCGTCAGTAGCTGACGCTGTTGGCAGAGACGTCTGA
- a CDS encoding TetR/AcrR family transcriptional regulator produces MARPVAEFRRPEIIEGLRVTLISKGVSMPSNDDIAKNAGMSRQLVRHYYSRQQPIAVDLAKRLAVETQEALNRGLNQSLPAKRLDFLLDFLFGMVADDELRMPGDAPVEDALLSLAVGDDLLKTELNEEYSVLINQVSGEISRAYPAMDHSASLELAGVVMALASGHRKLASSLGLSSQSDQQARTAAARIIASYAQQDTLPMQQAAEESN; encoded by the coding sequence ATGGCGAGACCTGTAGCCGAATTTCGTCGGCCAGAAATTATTGAGGGCCTGCGGGTCACCCTGATCTCCAAAGGGGTTTCAATGCCGTCCAACGACGACATTGCAAAAAACGCAGGTATGTCGCGCCAACTGGTCCGACATTATTATTCGCGTCAGCAGCCCATCGCCGTTGACCTGGCCAAACGTCTGGCCGTCGAAACCCAAGAGGCTCTGAACCGGGGGCTTAATCAGTCACTGCCAGCGAAACGCCTGGATTTCCTGCTCGACTTCCTGTTCGGGATGGTTGCGGACGACGAACTCAGAATGCCGGGCGATGCCCCAGTGGAAGACGCCCTTCTCTCGCTTGCAGTGGGCGATGATCTGCTGAAAACAGAACTGAACGAAGAATACAGTGTTCTGATCAACCAGGTGAGCGGCGAGATTTCTCGTGCCTACCCGGCGATGGACCATTCCGCCTCGCTCGAACTTGCAGGCGTCGTGATGGCCTTGGCTTCTGGCCACCGCAAACTGGCGAGCTCCCTGGGGCTGTCGTCACAGTCCGACCAGCAGGCGCGAACGGCTGCGGCACGGATCATTGCAAGCTACGCCCAACAGGATACGCTGCCCATGCAGCAGGCCGCCGAAGAATCGAACTGA
- a CDS encoding amidohydrolase has protein sequence MTGFSVAMAQPVVSDVTECPEHWIVGDIVTAPGERAGAVSFSKGKIQQVGDASLAPNEGACVISLPDGAVALPGLHDAHAHLIGIGFREMRLNLEGTTSIAMLKARLADALMDLPDGQPLTGRGWIETGWPEKRMPNRDDLDAVAEGRIVILGRSDGHAAVVNSAALDAAGIDDETPDPEGGRIVRDRNGRATGLLIDNAQSLVAGLVDKPTREERKEALRRGADVYASRGWTSVHNMSVDAGEIDLMAELGASGELPIRVFNYLVPEALDAQAEKGKTCTDDMRVCVMGIKFYVDGALGSRGALLFAPYSDEPSTMGLQLMTGDEARPMMQKALDAGLQVATHAIGDKGNRIVLDWYWKLLYEPQIADHRWRIEHAQILKVDDIARFAKQAVIASMQPSHAIGDLYFAGDRLGSERLKGAYAWRSLVEQGAIVVGGSDAPVEQGEPAIELHAATRRFALNGYEGPDWHPEEALTEQQALAIFTTKAAYAVFREDELGRLAPGYRADITVLTADPFRSSWEKVDALMTFVDGERHEGRASQQ, from the coding sequence ATGACCGGATTTTCGGTCGCCATGGCTCAACCTGTGGTTTCTGATGTTACCGAGTGTCCGGAGCATTGGATTGTCGGTGATATTGTCACCGCCCCGGGTGAACGGGCGGGCGCCGTTTCGTTTTCGAAAGGGAAAATTCAGCAGGTGGGCGACGCCTCGCTTGCGCCAAATGAGGGCGCGTGCGTGATCTCTCTGCCGGACGGGGCGGTTGCCTTGCCGGGTCTGCACGATGCCCATGCCCACCTGATCGGCATCGGCTTTCGGGAAATGCGACTGAACCTTGAAGGCACCACGTCGATTGCGATGCTGAAAGCCCGTCTGGCTGATGCGTTGATGGATCTTCCGGACGGACAGCCGCTGACGGGGCGCGGGTGGATCGAGACCGGTTGGCCCGAAAAGCGGATGCCCAACAGGGACGACCTCGATGCCGTGGCCGAGGGCCGGATTGTCATCCTGGGCCGGTCAGACGGTCATGCAGCCGTCGTCAACAGTGCCGCGCTCGATGCCGCCGGTATTGATGACGAGACCCCCGATCCCGAAGGCGGGCGTATCGTCCGTGACCGGAACGGTCGGGCCACGGGTCTCCTCATCGATAATGCGCAATCTCTGGTCGCCGGTCTGGTCGACAAGCCGACACGGGAGGAGCGCAAGGAGGCCTTGCGCAGAGGCGCTGATGTCTACGCTTCGCGCGGCTGGACAAGCGTGCACAATATGTCCGTGGACGCCGGTGAGATTGACTTGATGGCTGAATTGGGGGCCTCAGGCGAACTGCCGATCCGTGTGTTCAACTATCTGGTGCCCGAGGCGCTGGACGCCCAAGCGGAAAAAGGAAAAACGTGCACCGATGATATGCGCGTCTGTGTCATGGGCATCAAATTTTATGTCGACGGCGCTCTGGGCTCACGCGGGGCTCTTCTCTTTGCACCCTACAGCGATGAGCCGTCGACCATGGGTCTGCAGCTGATGACAGGCGATGAGGCGCGGCCGATGATGCAGAAAGCGCTCGATGCGGGTCTGCAGGTTGCAACCCACGCCATTGGCGACAAGGGCAATCGGATCGTGCTCGACTGGTACTGGAAGCTGCTTTACGAACCGCAGATCGCCGACCATCGCTGGCGGATCGAGCATGCTCAGATCCTGAAGGTTGATGATATTGCTCGCTTCGCCAAACAGGCGGTGATTGCGTCGATGCAACCCAGTCACGCCATTGGCGATCTTTATTTCGCAGGAGATCGTCTGGGGTCAGAGCGTCTGAAAGGCGCCTATGCCTGGCGGTCGCTGGTAGAGCAGGGTGCCATCGTTGTCGGCGGCTCCGATGCACCGGTTGAGCAGGGTGAGCCCGCGATTGAACTTCACGCGGCCACGCGCCGGTTCGCGCTGAACGGCTATGAGGGCCCGGACTGGCACCCGGAAGAGGCTCTGACCGAACAGCAGGCGCTGGCCATCTTCACGACCAAGGCCGCCTACGCCGTGTTCAGGGAGGATGAGCTCGGTCGCCTCGCGCCGGGCTACAGAGCCGACATTACGGTGCTGACCGCAGACCCGTTCCGCTCGTCCTGGGAGAAGGTTGATGCCCTTATGACGTTTGTCGACGGCGAACGCCACGAGGGAAGGGCATCGCAACAATAG
- the cmk gene encoding (d)CMP kinase, with product MIIAVDGPAASGKGTLSRRIASYYELAYLDTGTLYRGVGWVMLSKNLDPGDEAAAGETARSFSLEQIAGADIRTPDVGRAASRVAALPVVRAALLDFQRQFAAKPPHGAAGAVLDGRDIGTVVCPDALVKFYITAAPEERARRRHEELRQRDGGLSYEMTLEDIKRRDARDSGRETAPMRPAADAQFIDTTKLDADAVFARACRFIDNAIEDRNEAVG from the coding sequence ATCATTATTGCCGTAGATGGACCAGCCGCCTCGGGTAAGGGAACCCTTTCCCGCCGCATCGCCAGCTATTACGAGCTGGCCTATCTCGACACCGGGACGCTCTATCGCGGTGTCGGCTGGGTCATGTTGTCGAAAAATCTCGATCCTGGTGACGAGGCCGCTGCCGGTGAGACCGCGCGATCATTCTCCCTTGAACAGATTGCCGGTGCCGACATCCGTACCCCGGATGTCGGCCGTGCGGCATCGCGGGTCGCGGCCCTGCCGGTGGTGCGCGCCGCGCTTCTGGATTTTCAGCGGCAGTTCGCGGCCAAGCCGCCTCATGGCGCGGCCGGTGCCGTGCTTGACGGCCGGGACATCGGTACGGTCGTATGCCCCGATGCCCTCGTCAAATTCTACATCACGGCAGCGCCGGAAGAGCGCGCGCGGCGACGGCATGAAGAACTGCGCCAGCGCGATGGCGGGCTATCCTATGAAATGACGCTCGAAGACATCAAGCGTCGCGATGCGCGGGATTCGGGCCGGGAAACGGCACCGATGCGGCCGGCTGCCGACGCCCAGTTCATCGACACGACAAAGCTGGACGCCGACGCAGTTTTCGCCAGGGCGTGCCGGTTCATCGACAACGCCATCGAAGACCGAAACGAAGCGGTCGGTTAA